In Tumebacillus amylolyticus, the sequence GAAATAAAGTTTTTTGCCTAAGACGAAAAACTCATAGTCGTTCGCCTTCGCCAGTTTGACGAGAAGTTGGTAATCGTCCAGTCCTTCACGGTCCACCCGCACCACTTCGCTTGTCGCATCTACGGTGGCGGTCAGCGAATAGGTTTGGGCGATTTCCGATGCGATCTCGCTGTGTTTTTTGTCGGTCCAGATGTTTTTGGCGTCCGATCCCTTGCCCTTCATCAATTGGTAGGAATAGTCCATGCCGGTGATGGTAAGCGTCGGGTTGCCCTCCGCAGGGTAGTCGTAGGAGATCGATGTGATCATGCCGGAAAAAACGGGCTCTCGCTTGCCGCCGTAGCCGAGTTTGATGTCGACGTTTTGCCCGAGCGGGAAGTAGTCGGAGATCCATTTGAAATCTCGTTTGACCCAGTCGTACGCGTTGGCGACGGTAAACGTAAAGTTGTTCGCTTCCGGCGAGATGCTGGTTGTGATCCGAAGAGAGGTGATGGCAACCCCTTCTTGGACGAGATTTTTGCCGTTGCTGATCACCTCGAACTCCGGGGCCCTGAAGTGATTGTACTTGCTGTCAAGGTCGTCGAATTGATAGCTGCCGTCCAGTTTGACTTCCAACATGGGCCTACTCCAATCTCGGGACGACAACGCGGCGTCCGGTGGTTAATACGCGCGGGTTGTCGATGTTGTTGGCGTCCGCGATGGCGCGCCAGTGTTTCGGGTCTTCGTACTCCTCGGCGGAAAGCATCCACAGTTGGTCGCCTTGCTTGAGCATTTTTTGCTTGGTGCGGTCGGGCGAATGTCTGGGGATGCCTTGGAATTGC encodes:
- a CDS encoding phage late control D family protein, which translates into the protein MLEVKLDGSYQFDDLDSKYNHFRAPEFEVISNGKNLVQEGVAITSLRITTSISPEANNFTFTVANAYDWVKRDFKWISDYFPLGQNVDIKLGYGGKREPVFSGMITSISYDYPAEGNPTLTITGMDYSYQLMKGKGSDAKNIWTDKKHSEIASEIAQTYSLTATVDATSEVVRVDREGLDDYQLLVKLAKANDYEFFVLGKKLYFRKPAPSTSPIVTLEWGKNLRSFQTSTDISMQVGSFVVRGYDDKENKWIEAKSEAVKPYGEGSTTGSDLIASVTKNKIHYEYTNYSKAKALQDRANALAREAAMKLVQGNGESIGLPELIAGRFIKIKGLGPRFGGSLYLTKVAHSISGSGYLTTFDVGGNAL